From Luteococcus japonicus, one genomic window encodes:
- a CDS encoding adenine phosphoribosyltransferase, producing the protein MTDDRALIKSLIADVQDFPKPGVTFKDITPLLASPQGFKAAVDQLVASAPGEIDVVVGMEARGFIFAAPVAVALGAGFVPVRKPGKLPRPVYEEAFALEYGTETLTMHRDAIKPGARVMVVDDVLATGGTIGATAKLLRKLDVNLVHVAVVMELSFLNGHAALDETGIDSYSAILTV; encoded by the coding sequence ATGACCGATGATCGCGCCCTGATCAAGTCGCTGATCGCAGACGTCCAGGACTTCCCCAAGCCCGGGGTCACGTTCAAGGACATCACACCGCTGCTGGCCTCACCGCAGGGCTTCAAGGCCGCCGTCGACCAGCTGGTGGCCAGCGCTCCCGGGGAGATCGACGTCGTGGTGGGCATGGAGGCCCGTGGCTTCATCTTCGCCGCCCCGGTGGCCGTGGCCCTGGGCGCCGGCTTCGTCCCGGTCCGCAAGCCGGGCAAGCTGCCCCGCCCCGTGTACGAGGAGGCCTTCGCACTGGAGTACGGCACGGAGACGCTGACCATGCACCGGGACGCGATCAAGCCGGGTGCCCGAGTGATGGTCGTCGACGATGTGCTGGCAACTGGCGGTACGATCGGCGCCACGGCAAAGCTGCTGAGGAAGCTCGACGTCAACCTGGTCCACGTGGCCGTGGTGATGGAACTGAGCTTCCTCAACGGCCACGCCGCGTTGGACGAGACCGGTATCGACTCGTACAGCGCCATCCTGACCGTCTGA
- a CDS encoding RelA/SpoT family protein, producing MSSDGVYGPYSQGASSPSSATQDRFTTGPEAPRMRMRQRLARLGASKSATSAVLDPLFKVVRANHPKADLALLERAYNTAEHYHRGQTRKSGDPYITHPLAVTTILAELGMTEPTLVAALLHDTVEDTSYTMEQLTADFGGEVALLVDGVTKLDKVTYGESAKAETLRKMVIAMSRDIRVLVIKLADRLHNMRTLSFLRPDKQYRIANETLEIFAPLAHRLGMNAVKWELEDLSFAAMHPKVYDEIVQLVADQAPQRERQLREVIKQVELDLAAANIRATVYGRPKHYYSIYQKMVVRGREFKDIYDLVGLRILVDTPRDCYAALGVMHVRWNPLPGRFKDYIAMPKYNMYQSLHTTVLGPGAKPVELQIRTYEMHRRAEYGVAAHWKYKEALRNPVAGSTSEAEGTDLTWVHNLNQWSKETEDPGEFLDSLRFEINSTEVYVFTPKGDVQALPAGATPVDFAYAVHTQVGARCIGARVNGRLIPLESKLNNGDVVEILTSKDENAGPSRDWLNFVTSPRARSKIKAHFSKERREEAIERGKEDLARQMRKSGLPLQRILTAEHLTSVSDGMKLGDIPSLYAAIGEGSVSAQAVMHRLISLAGGAEAAAEESLEEAPVGGRRRRGRSSRSETGVVVAGDASLYVKLAKCCTPMPGDEILGFVTRGEGVSVHRRDCTNAGNLLNNPERIVQVSWDTTGATGYLVNIQIEGLDRQGAFADISRVMAEHHLNITQATMNTTRGQLYKMRVSFESPDPSHLDHVLGQLRRVPGVYDVYRVRS from the coding sequence GTGAGCTCCGACGGCGTCTACGGACCCTACTCGCAGGGGGCGTCCAGCCCCTCGTCAGCGACGCAGGACCGCTTCACCACCGGCCCCGAAGCACCGCGGATGCGGATGCGCCAGCGCCTGGCCCGGCTGGGAGCCAGCAAGTCCGCCACCTCGGCGGTGCTGGACCCGCTGTTCAAGGTGGTGCGGGCCAACCATCCCAAGGCTGACCTGGCGCTGCTGGAGCGGGCCTACAACACCGCCGAGCACTACCACCGCGGCCAGACCCGCAAGTCCGGCGATCCGTACATCACCCACCCGCTGGCGGTCACCACGATCCTGGCGGAACTGGGCATGACCGAACCCACCCTCGTCGCGGCCCTGCTGCACGACACGGTGGAGGACACCTCCTACACGATGGAGCAGCTCACCGCCGACTTCGGTGGGGAGGTGGCGCTGCTCGTCGACGGCGTCACGAAGCTGGACAAGGTGACCTACGGCGAGTCCGCCAAGGCCGAGACGCTTCGCAAGATGGTCATCGCGATGAGCCGCGACATCCGCGTGCTGGTGATCAAGCTGGCGGACCGGCTGCACAACATGCGCACGCTGAGCTTCCTGCGGCCGGACAAGCAGTACCGGATTGCCAACGAGACGCTGGAGATCTTTGCCCCGCTGGCCCACCGCCTCGGCATGAATGCCGTCAAATGGGAGCTGGAGGACCTCTCGTTCGCGGCCATGCACCCGAAGGTCTATGACGAGATCGTCCAGCTGGTCGCGGACCAGGCGCCGCAGCGGGAACGCCAGCTGCGTGAGGTGATCAAGCAGGTGGAGCTGGACCTGGCGGCTGCGAACATCCGCGCCACCGTCTATGGGCGTCCGAAGCACTACTACTCGATCTACCAGAAGATGGTGGTGCGCGGGCGCGAGTTCAAGGACATCTACGACCTGGTGGGCCTGCGGATACTGGTGGACACCCCGCGCGACTGCTATGCCGCGCTGGGCGTGATGCACGTGCGCTGGAACCCCCTGCCGGGGCGGTTCAAGGATTACATCGCGATGCCGAAGTACAACATGTACCAGAGCCTGCACACCACGGTGCTGGGCCCCGGCGCGAAGCCCGTCGAGCTGCAGATCCGCACCTACGAGATGCACCGTCGCGCCGAATACGGCGTGGCGGCCCACTGGAAGTACAAGGAGGCGCTGCGCAATCCCGTGGCGGGCAGCACCTCCGAGGCCGAGGGCACGGACCTGACGTGGGTGCACAACCTCAACCAGTGGAGCAAGGAGACCGAGGACCCGGGCGAATTCCTCGACTCGCTGCGCTTCGAGATCAACTCCACCGAGGTCTATGTCTTCACGCCCAAGGGTGACGTGCAGGCGCTGCCCGCCGGCGCCACTCCGGTCGACTTTGCCTACGCCGTTCACACCCAGGTGGGTGCCCGCTGCATCGGCGCACGGGTCAATGGCCGGCTCATCCCGTTGGAGTCCAAGCTCAACAACGGCGACGTCGTGGAGATCCTGACCAGCAAGGACGAGAATGCCGGCCCGTCGCGGGACTGGTTGAACTTCGTCACCAGCCCCCGGGCACGGAGCAAGATCAAGGCGCACTTCAGCAAGGAACGACGCGAGGAGGCCATCGAGCGGGGCAAGGAGGACCTTGCGCGCCAGATGCGCAAGTCCGGTCTGCCCCTGCAGCGGATCCTCACGGCCGAACACCTCACGAGCGTCTCTGACGGGATGAAGCTGGGGGACATCCCCAGTCTCTACGCGGCGATCGGGGAGGGGTCCGTCAGCGCCCAGGCCGTCATGCACCGGTTGATCTCGCTGGCTGGTGGAGCAGAGGCTGCGGCGGAGGAGTCGCTGGAGGAGGCGCCGGTCGGTGGTCGTCGTCGGCGCGGGCGCAGCTCGCGCTCGGAGACGGGTGTGGTGGTGGCGGGAGACGCGTCGCTCTACGTCAAGTTGGCCAAGTGCTGTACCCCGATGCCGGGTGACGAGATCCTGGGATTCGTGACACGTGGTGAGGGCGTCAGCGTGCACCGTCGGGACTGCACCAATGCCGGCAACCTGCTGAACAATCCCGAGCGGATCGTGCAGGTCAGTTGGGACACCACCGGCGCGACGGGCTACTTGGTGAACATCCAGATCGAGGGTCTGGACCGGCAGGGCGCCTTCGCAGACATCAGCCGCGTGATGGCCGAGCATCACCTCAACATCACCCAGGCGACGATGAACACCACCCGAGGCCAGTTGTACAAGATGCGGGTGAGCTTCGAGTCCCCGGACCCCTCGCACCTGGACCACGTGCTGGGCCAATTGCGGCGCGTCCCCGGCGTCTACGACGTCTACCGCGTGCGTTCCTGA
- a CDS encoding DUF349 domain-containing protein, whose translation MSETAGPNPFGRVEDDGTVYVITPEGERRVGQVPDVDPSEALAFYVRRFQTLETEVGLLESRVKSGTVGVEEARKSVNAHRKSITDANAVGDLASLLARLDALAPTLEAAAEAKKAEKAQAAQAAKAEKERMVAEAEKLAQGNDWRGGVNRFRALLEEWKALPRIDRTTDDALWHRFSSARTTYTRRRKAQFAEQNAKREGAKQLKERIIEEARPLATSTEWGPTAAAFRDLMTRWKAAGSAPRAEDDKLWATFRGIQDEFFAARDAAMAEQDQEFVGNQQAKEALLDEAEKTILPVTDLATARTQFRDFLTRFNEYGKVPRDAIRPLDARVRKLENAVKDAEAEEWRRTDPEARQRATDTVAMFTSQIEKLTKQADKLEAEGKDKKAKEARESIAFNQSLLDQAQKALDEFKA comes from the coding sequence ATGAGCGAAACTGCAGGTCCGAATCCGTTCGGTCGCGTTGAAGACGATGGCACGGTGTACGTGATCACCCCCGAGGGTGAGCGCCGCGTTGGCCAGGTCCCCGATGTCGATCCCTCCGAAGCCCTCGCCTTCTACGTGCGACGTTTCCAGACCCTCGAGACCGAGGTGGGTCTGCTCGAATCCCGCGTGAAGTCCGGCACCGTCGGCGTCGAGGAGGCGCGCAAGTCCGTCAACGCCCACCGCAAGAGCATCACCGATGCCAATGCCGTGGGCGACCTGGCCAGTCTGCTGGCCCGGTTGGACGCGCTGGCTCCCACGCTGGAGGCGGCCGCCGAGGCCAAGAAGGCAGAGAAGGCGCAGGCCGCCCAGGCCGCGAAGGCGGAGAAGGAGCGGATGGTCGCCGAGGCCGAGAAGCTCGCCCAAGGCAATGACTGGCGCGGCGGTGTGAACCGCTTCCGCGCACTGCTGGAGGAGTGGAAGGCGCTCCCCCGCATCGACCGCACCACCGACGATGCCCTATGGCACCGTTTCTCGAGCGCCCGCACCACCTACACCCGCCGTCGCAAGGCCCAGTTCGCCGAGCAGAATGCCAAGCGTGAGGGCGCCAAGCAGCTCAAGGAGCGGATCATCGAGGAGGCCCGTCCGCTGGCCACCTCCACCGAGTGGGGCCCCACCGCGGCCGCCTTCCGTGACCTGATGACCCGCTGGAAGGCCGCCGGCTCCGCCCCGCGCGCCGAGGATGACAAGCTGTGGGCCACCTTCCGTGGCATCCAGGACGAGTTCTTCGCCGCCCGTGACGCCGCCATGGCCGAGCAGGACCAGGAGTTCGTGGGCAACCAGCAGGCCAAGGAGGCGCTGCTCGACGAGGCCGAGAAGACCATCCTCCCGGTCACCGACCTGGCCACCGCCCGCACCCAGTTCCGTGACTTCCTGACGAGGTTCAACGAGTACGGCAAGGTGCCGCGCGACGCGATCCGCCCGCTGGATGCCCGCGTCCGCAAGCTGGAGAATGCCGTCAAGGACGCCGAGGCCGAAGAATGGCGTCGCACCGATCCCGAGGCCCGTCAGCGCGCCACCGACACCGTCGCGATGTTCACCTCGCAGATCGAGAAGCTGACCAAGCAGGCGGACAAGCTCGAGGCCGAGGGCAAGGACAAGAAGGCCAAGGAGGCCCGCGAGTCCATCGCCTTCAACCAGTCCCTGCTGGACCAGGCACAGAAGGCACTCGACGAGTTCAAGGCCTGA
- a CDS encoding MBL fold metallo-hydrolase, whose amino-acid sequence MVPFVLIASFPAGPWQANCYLLAQAEGGPCVVVDPGVDAAHGVRQGLKQYGLSVDAVLLSHGHVDHVAAAREIADEAEVPVWVHEADVDLLSEPMLALSEDARGILEMMYGSTTFTPPKDVRHYEGDVTVAGIRFATRHAPGHTPGCTLLLPELDQHQLVFTGDVIFAGSIGRTDLPRGDAFAMAASLATQVLSLPDEANLLPGHGPTTTMAQERSANQWLHPQNLMAMQAQASATNRTDNDGSDL is encoded by the coding sequence ATGGTGCCCTTTGTGCTCATTGCCTCATTTCCCGCTGGCCCCTGGCAGGCGAACTGTTATCTCCTCGCGCAGGCCGAGGGCGGCCCGTGCGTCGTGGTCGATCCCGGAGTCGATGCCGCACATGGTGTTCGACAAGGGTTGAAGCAGTATGGCCTGTCTGTTGACGCGGTCCTGCTGAGCCACGGCCACGTCGACCACGTTGCCGCGGCACGCGAGATCGCCGATGAGGCGGAAGTCCCCGTCTGGGTCCACGAGGCGGACGTCGACCTGCTCAGCGAACCGATGTTGGCCCTCAGCGAGGATGCCCGCGGCATCCTCGAGATGATGTACGGCAGCACCACCTTCACCCCGCCGAAGGACGTGCGGCACTATGAGGGCGACGTGACGGTGGCCGGCATCCGCTTCGCCACGCGGCACGCTCCCGGTCACACGCCCGGATGCACGCTCCTGCTGCCCGAACTGGACCAGCACCAGCTGGTCTTCACTGGGGACGTCATCTTCGCCGGCTCCATCGGGCGCACGGACCTGCCGCGCGGCGACGCCTTCGCCATGGCCGCCAGCCTCGCCACCCAGGTGTTGTCGCTCCCGGACGAGGCGAACCTGCTGCCCGGCCACGGTCCCACCACCACGATGGCGCAGGAGCGCAGCGCCAACCAGTGGCTCCACCCCCAGAACCTGATGGCGATGCAGGCCCAGGCCTCCGCCACCAACCGCACCGACAATGATGGAAGTGATCTGTGA